TGGTCTACCAGTCGCATACGGACTGAGGGCGCAACGGCAACTCATTGATGAGATGGCTGAGCGCATCCTTACAACGCAGAACGTGAATACTCATCGAGCCCTTCTTTCTGTCAGCACTCCTCGAGCAGCGCAGGCTGTGCGGGCCATTACTCCACGATCCCTCACGAACACAGACCTGCGCTGGTCGGTCAGCGCGGCGGTAACAAGCGCAGGTCCTGGAAGCGCGTGAACCACTATTTGTGGCATGGTAATGTTGACAAGGCGTTAGAATGTGTGGGGTTGGTGTTGTTCGATCTTGACGTGCTGCGTCGTCGTTTCCTACCGGCGGCGAAACTCAATCGTGGCGTCACGGAGTTTGACACGTACATTCGCAACAACCGGAACTTTATCCCCAATTTCGGCGAACGTTATCGCCAGGGGGACACCATTAGTACCGCTTTTGTGGAATCCACGATTAATCAAGTCGTGAGCAAGCGGTTCGTGAAACGTCAGCAGATGCAGTGGACCCCCAAGGGGGAACACTTACTGTTACAAACGCGGACCAAAGTCTTGGCTGGCGATTTGGAAGGAGTATTCCGAGGTTGGTATCCGCAGTTTCGGTCCGTCTCTGTTGCCTCCCCGACCCCTCGATGCTCTCCATAAGGGCGAAGGCGTTCCGCCGTTTGCACGTGCGATCAGCATTTATCAATGGAGGTGTAGGTGATCGTGCTCCACAGTCTGCAACACCGGCAACACTTCCTGATTGAAGCGCTCATCGTCAAGCGTTACATGAAAGCAGTCCACACCAAGCTGATGAAACTCCAGCACGCCCTGCAGGATTGTCTGCGGACTGCCAATCAAGCGGCTGGCCAACCCTTCATTCGTATCCAGCCACGCGAGCGGGTCCTCGTCGTCCGCCCACATCCCCTGGGCACCACCGACCGACACTCTCCGACGCTGCCGCATCTGGTCATCAATCGAGTCCACCATCGCAGCAATCTCCGCTTCGGCTTCAGCATCCGTCGCGCGGCACAGGGGAATAGCATAGAGCACGAAGCGCACCTGGCGACCGGTCGTGGCTGTGTGCTGTCGTACCGTTTCAATAATCCGACGGATCTTGGCTGGCGGTCCGCAATTCAGAAACATCCAATCCGTGTGCTGCGCCGCCATAGTCATAGCGGCAGGGGATTGTCCGCCTTGAAACACCTCAAGCTGGCGCGTCACCGGTCGCGGTTCGAGTCGTAATCCGTCCACTTGATAGAAGCGGCCGCTGTAGGTGAATTCTTCCTGCGTCCAGGCTCCGAGCAGAATCTCAATGAATTCTGTTGAACGGGCATACCGTTCATCGTGTTCCAGGAGAGGCGCACCATACATACCAAATTCCGCGAGATGCCAACCGGAAGTGACGTTGATGGCCCAGCGGCCTCCGGTGAGCCGATCGATGGTCGCTCCCCATTTCGCGATCGGCCCGGGGAGTACAAAACCCGGATGGATGGCGGTCACCAAGCGGAGTCGCTCAGTATGCGCAGCGTAGAAAGCCGTCATGGCCATGCAGTCGTAGGTGGACCCTTCGATCTCTTGCCCGCTCCCCCACCAGCGCTGGCCATAGAGCAGATGGTCAATCCCCAACCGCTCTGCTTTCCGCACTAACCCGAGGAGTTGCTCTGTGAGGCGAGGACCAGAGACATTGTTCGTCACGACATCCAAGGAACGTTCAGGTTCTCTGAGGAGCTTTGGGACGGCGAGTGCTGTAGGTGACCACGTACAGGTCAGAATCCGTGACATTATGCCTCCTTTTCGCTCATCTCGGGCCTTCGCCACCAACGGATCGCTCATCGATGAGCCGACTTTTTGTGATCTCAATCACTTCCTCGGGCAGGTCGTTATACGAAAGAGTGGCCAGGAACCTGCCCATCTCTTGGGTAAGTCCACGCTGCAGCGTCTGCATAGGCATCCCTACCTTCCACGACCACTCTTCTTCCGGGTGCGATCTCCTACTCTGTATGTCTATCAATATTGTCCGGGACAAATTTTGAGGTCGAGCGATAAGGCGCGCAGAATTCCCTCTCCCACCGGGAGAGGGCAAGGGGGAGGGGACCAAATAAGGAATACCATTGTCTCTTCCCCTCATCCTGACCTTCTCCCGGTGGGAGAAGGAACCTCTTAGCATGCCTGCACAAGTTGTACCGAACAGTATTGGTGCGACTCTCAGCTGTCCACGCCACGGTTCACGCGAGTCCGAAAAACCGCACTGCCGCGTCGCCCATGAGGCCGTTGCGGGCTTCGGGTGTGTGCAGGCTCGCGGCGAGGTGTGCCAGATGCTCCATGTAGTTCCCGGGGTGGTCGGGATGAGGAAAATCCGATGCCCAGCCGAATTGAGACGGCCCAAAGTCTTCGATCGTTTTCGCCCATCCCTTCTCATCCGGATCACCGCTCACAAAGCACTGCTGGGCAAACACTTCCCGCGGGCGCAGGGTGCGCTTGACCCCGCGCTCGCCGACCTGGGTATCGAAGACGGCTTCCATCTTATCGAGTAAGGAGGACACCCACCCCGCCCCGCCTTCAAAGAAGCCGACACGCAGACGCGGGAACCGTGCGAACAGCCCGTACTGAAACATATCGACGAGGGCGATTTCCATCGCAACCCGGCCCCCCAGGACTGACATCAGAAATTGACCACCGTCATGCAGGATCTTAGGCTGGATGCGGCTGAAGGGGCGATACTCCCGGGTTTCCCCGGACACGTGAATGCAAATCGGGACATTGAGATCCTGAGCAGTGGCATAGAACGGATCCCATTCCGGATCCCCTAAGGGTAATTTCCGCACGTTAAAGGTCACGAGCATGGCGCCTTTCGCACCCGCCTTAACCGCGCTCTTGAGGTCTGCGGCCGCGACCTGCGGGTCACCCAGAAAGGCGTGCGCGACCGGCACCAACCGCCCGTGGCTCCCGGCGCAGAAGTCGATCACCCAGCGATTGTAGGCCCGGCACATGGCATGGGCCAATTCGATATCGGTGATGTGCGTGTTCCACAGCAGGCCAAGGGAAGGGAAGATCGCAGCATAGGCGAGCCCTTCCGCGTCCGAGCGGGCTAGCCGCGCCACGGGGTCATAACCAGCTCGATCCGCATCTCCCGGCCATTCCATCTTCATGTCCTCCATTTCCACCAGCGACCGCCCCATCCCCATGATCGATTGCACGCTCTTCAAGTCGTTGCCCCGCAAGAATTGCCCGTCGAGCTGCAGATGCAAGCCGTCGGCTGTGCGCCCGAATTGCAGCCCCCGCCCCTTGTACTTGGCTTCCATCAGCTCGCCGGCCCAGAGATCGGCCGGTTCCACGATGTGCCCGTCCGTATCCATGATCCCGTACTTCCCGGTATAGAGTTCCGTCGCTGTCGCTGTCATCGAACACCTTCCTTTCTATAGAAGATCGCGTAACCACGTGTTCTCGTCACTTCATGTTAGGCTACGATAGGTTATAAATGCGCGTGATATTGTCCCCTAAGATGAGCTGCTGATCACCGTGAGGAAGTGAGGAAATCGCGTGTTTGGTTTCCGCAACTGCGACCGGACTCGCGTCAAAATGGGGAAAGTCGGATGCCCAGATAAATTTGTCGGCGCCACAGTGCTTGACCATGTCCGGAATGGTGCTTTCATCCGGGTCAAACGAAATCCAGCACTGACGGTGGAAGTATTCGCTTGGATAGTGTTTCAATCCCGTCTTCCAACTCAAGAGCTTATGCTTGGCGTCCATGCGTTCCAGGAAATGCGCGATCCAGCCACCGCCGGTTTCCAACAGTAATACCTTCAAGTGCGGAAAACGATCAAACACCGCGCCCTGACACAAGGCCGCGAACGCGGCTTGCACGTCGAACATGACGACGCTGAAACGATAGCCGTGCAGTGGGCTTTGGACCGCCGTGACCGACTCGCTCATCTTCCACTGATGGCCCAGAAAGAACTCATTCAAGGAGACGTGGAACCCGATCGGCATGCCTGCATCCTGGAGCGCTGCCCAGAACGGGTCGTAGGCACGGTCCCAATAGGGAATCTGACTGGGTGGCGCAGCCCGCATAAATGCGCCTTTCACTCCGAGTTTGGCGACGCGTTGGACTTCCTTCACGCCTTCGTTGATGTCGAGTAACGAGATGTGTGCCACCGGGATGAGGCGCTTGGGGTCGGTATGACAAAAGTCGATGATCCAGTTGTTGTACGCACGAACGTAGGCTGCTGCTAACTCCGCCTCTTTGACTTCCACTTCCCACGCCAAGCCCAAGGAAGGAAACAACACGGCTGCGTCCAATCCTTCCTCATCCATCAGGCGTAACCGGGCGGTGGGCTCATAGGCGCCTTTGGGACCATCAAAGTAGCCGAAGGTCCCTGAGGTGGAGATCTGCTGATAGGGTTGACCGATCCCGCCGATCGCAGGTCCGACACCCCGGAGATTGACTGAGGGGCGACCGTCGATGAGGAAATATTCGACCCCGTTGGGATCTTTCTCCATGCGGATCGCCCGATCCTTGTATTTGTTCTCCAGGTACCGGGCCCACAGATCCGGTGCTTCGATAATATGACCATCGCCATCAATCACTTTCCCGTGCATCATCACTCAGCCCTCCTTTTTAGGTATAACGTTCAAATTGCCAGCTCCGAAGGGAACCGTTGGGTGGGCTCCCTTCGTGCATTGAGGTGCCGCTGGCAGATTACTTTCCTGGTCGCTGTGTCGTAGAGGAACTCGTAGTGATAGGCACCATCTTCCGCTCTTGCCGTTGCAGTATGGGCATAACCTCCATATTGCCCCTCCTTCCGGGTGAGATGGGTAACGGCGGGTCACTTCCCCGCTTATCCTTCCCTTTTTGCGCCTTTTGCCACGGAACGCAAGCGACATGGAGGGTAGGAAGCGATGACTATAGGGCGACGGCCAGTGGTCGGTGATCGAACTACTTTGATTGACAGCCCGCCCGGAGCGATATACACGCTGTTTTCCTAGGGCACGACGGCAACCGCTTGCACTTCAAGTCGCACGGCATCAGACACGAGGCGTGCCACCTGCACCGTCGCTGAGACGGGTGGGGCACTGGGCCAGAAGTCATTCCGCACCTCTTGGATGGCGAGGATGTCATCCATCGTGTGGACATAGACCGTTATTTGCACGACATCATCGAGCGTCGCTCCGGCCTCAGCGAGAATCGCCCGCAGCTGTTCAAAGATGCGTCTGGCCTGGGCTTTGGGGTCCCCTGGCGCGACG
This window of the Deltaproteobacteria bacterium genome carries:
- a CDS encoding LLM class flavin-dependent oxidoreductase; protein product: MSDPLVAKARDERKGGIMSRILTCTWSPTALAVPKLLREPERSLDVVTNNVSGPRLTEQLLGLVRKAERLGIDHLLYGQRWWGSGQEIEGSTYDCMAMTAFYAAHTERLRLVTAIHPGFVLPGPIAKWGATIDRLTGGRWAINVTSGWHLAEFGMYGAPLLEHDERYARSTEFIEILLGAWTQEEFTYSGRFYQVDGLRLEPRPVTRQLEVFQGGQSPAAMTMAAQHTDWMFLNCGPPAKIRRIIETVRQHTATTGRQVRFVLYAIPLCRATDAEAEAEIAAMVDSIDDQMRQRRRVSVGGAQGMWADDEDPLAWLDTNEGLASRLIGSPQTILQGVLEFHQLGVDCFHVTLDDERFNQEVLPVLQTVEHDHLHLH
- a CDS encoding amidohydrolase; the encoded protein is MTATATELYTGKYGIMDTDGHIVEPADLWAGELMEAKYKGRGLQFGRTADGLHLQLDGQFLRGNDLKSVQSIMGMGRSLVEMEDMKMEWPGDADRAGYDPVARLARSDAEGLAYAAIFPSLGLLWNTHITDIELAHAMCRAYNRWVIDFCAGSHGRLVPVAHAFLGDPQVAAADLKSAVKAGAKGAMLVTFNVRKLPLGDPEWDPFYATAQDLNVPICIHVSGETREYRPFSRIQPKILHDGGQFLMSVLGGRVAMEIALVDMFQYGLFARFPRLRVGFFEGGAGWVSSLLDKMEAVFDTQVGERGVKRTLRPREVFAQQCFVSGDPDEKGWAKTIEDFGPSQFGWASDFPHPDHPGNYMEHLAHLAASLHTPEARNGLMGDAAVRFFGLA
- a CDS encoding amidohydrolase, translated to MMHGKVIDGDGHIIEAPDLWARYLENKYKDRAIRMEKDPNGVEYFLIDGRPSVNLRGVGPAIGGIGQPYQQISTSGTFGYFDGPKGAYEPTARLRLMDEEGLDAAVLFPSLGLAWEVEVKEAELAAAYVRAYNNWIIDFCHTDPKRLIPVAHISLLDINEGVKEVQRVAKLGVKGAFMRAAPPSQIPYWDRAYDPFWAALQDAGMPIGFHVSLNEFFLGHQWKMSESVTAVQSPLHGYRFSVVMFDVQAAFAALCQGAVFDRFPHLKVLLLETGGGWIAHFLERMDAKHKLLSWKTGLKHYPSEYFHRQCWISFDPDESTIPDMVKHCGADKFIWASDFPHFDASPVAVAETKHAISSLPHGDQQLILGDNITRIYNLS
- a CDS encoding RidA family protein; translated protein: MSTKQALSTPFWSRPGQFGPWSQAIRVPAGHDLIFTTGMTARDEQGNTVAPGDPKAQARRIFEQLRAILAEAGATLDDVVQITVYVHTMDDILAIQEVRNDFWPSAPPVSATVQVARLVSDAVRLEVQAVAVVP